AGATCGAGAAAATCGGAATAATACCGCAGGCTGTATTCGTCTTCGTCGTCAATTATCGGATACGATGAGAATTCTTGTTCGGTAACGGGAATTTCGAGCATTTTATGCAGACGGAAATCGAGATGATGAGTTTTCTCCGCGTTTAAAGATCCCGCACCGGAAATGGTCGCTTCAATATCGCCGTACCACCGATCGATGACTTGTTCGGTGTGTCGGATCGATATCCGCACGGGAAACAGATGACCCGGTACCACCGCTTTTTCAGGTAGCAGACTGATAACATCCACGTTCGTTTCTACGGTAAGCGGCCTGTCCGCCGAGAGACCGGCGGGGGGATTGTCGCGTGAAAAAACCGATAATTCCAGGGTGTGCTTTATTGTTTGTGTCATCGATGCGTCTGTTTCGACCACTACATCCACCGTGACGGAACCGGAACCGGGAAGTGTCAGGATGGTCGATCCGACGTTAAGAAGATACAGTGGAAAGTTTTGTGAACTGTAGAGGAAAAATTCGATTTGTACAACACGGGAGGAATTGTTTTTAATTGTAAACGATGTGATTATTTCTTCACCGGCAAAAACACAGGAAGGAAGGGGTGCAGTCGTTACGGTCACGGGAAGAACGGGTAAAACGGTGACCGTTATCGTCCTTTTTTCTCTGAACAGCCCGTTATCACGGTCTTTTATGACATAACCGACCTCAAACGATCCTTGCGGCGTCTGTTCGGGTATGTAAAACCCTATGGTTTTTATTTGATATGATGCGGCGTTCAGTTCAAACGGAAGATCGGTTTCGGGAGATATCCATGCCGGGGGAAGAATCAGTTCCGACTCAAAGGTTCGGGTCTCTCTGGTGTTATTCCTGACTTCGAAAACAAGTGTCACCTTTTCTCCCGGATAGGATGTAATAATGCCGGTATGTTCCGGTATTATTTCAATCCCATCGGCCGGAGAGAGAGATGAAACAAGTAATATCGGTAGAAGAATGATGATGCATTTCATGGTGATTGCGGATTCATAGTAACAGGAAGCGGTATGCCGAATCAAGTGTTTTCATCAAAGTGCATATGTGTATTTCTCAGAGGGAATGCATCGATAGATCGAGTTTCTGCATACCGATTTGAATTGTTATAGTATCGCCTTTAATGACATGCATATACCACCCACCCCGCACCCCCGAAAATATTTTCAGCCGGATCTATCAGAATAAGTATGCATTTTCCCTTGAATACGACACCACGCGGCCAACGTCAGGCCCGACAGCCGTTTAAGACTCCGGGATAGGCACAATGTTGTCGATAAGGACTGACCTGTTATATGACTTCCCGTCAAGCATCGTCCAGGCAGGCCCTGTAAATGTTCCTGTAGCGCTTCCGCCTATTGCCCACCATTCTCCCTCGATCGATGAGAGTCCGCCGAATGATTCGAGTTCACCTCGGGCCATGCCTACCAGATTTGTCCTTCTTCTGTACACGACATAATAATAGGAATAGAGAAAATCTTCGAGTCCGGCCGGATCAATCGCGTCGAGACTCCATGGAACACATTCGGCCGATGTTTTTTTCAATAATTCGACGTACCTGTTGAGTGAAGAAATGGCAACGGGAATCCCGATATCCGGAAGAGGTCGTATATCGTAGCCTAAAAAACCGGCAATCGTGCTGTATGAAATATCGAGCGGCTGATCCGACGGATCATTTGCAATAAAAATTTCACCCCCCGAAAACGATGCAACGGTGCCGTCCGGAGTTTCACAGATCAACAAAGCGATACAATGTGAATGAATGGAAAGCATGGAAATATCTTCGATATTACCGTTCGGAATGCAATAGTAGACGAGTACCTTGTACGGTTTTCCATCAGAGATAACATTCGCTTCGATTCCCTGTACATATGATATTTTGTTTGTCGTTTCATTAATCGTCACTTTCAAGAACCCTGATCCGTCGGAAAATTCACCTGAAAAGAGATAAGTATCGATATTCTTTTCTATATCAACAGCCAGTGAGGCATTCCATAGAATGACATCAAAAGAGTCTCCGGCAGAATAATTCGCTGTATTTCTTTTTAGTCCGTTGAAAATCGGTGTATAGGCGAGAATGGAAAATTCCGTTTCGGAAAAAGCATCGGCTTGAATTGATCTACCCGCCGAGCCCCCATCTATCCCGAATATGGGAATGTATGCGGGTATATCGTTACCCTTTTCATTTTCCACGTCACATCCCGTCAATGCAAGGATGACCACCGCCACACTCAAGAGAATCATCCATTTTTTCATAGTCTTCCCCTCCTGGAATAAATTATATCATCGTAAAAAAACTTCATCCCGACAGGTATAATCTCGTTACCGAATTTTGCCCCATATCGAAATACCTGTCTGATAATGTGTCTCTCTATAAAATATAATCGCCCTATTGTGCTGAAATACTTTCTTTATTTTTATAATACCGTTATTTATACGCCCGAATCGGAACATGTTAGCATATTATAATGAATATTGCAAGCTTTTTTTAATCTTCCCGAGTTATTTTTAAATGATATGATTCGCTCGGTTTCCCGGCTTTGTATATAAAAATGTAATATCCGAAAAAATAGTTTTGACTATGGCACGGAATTAACCTATTATTTTTAGGTGGAGACGTTGTGTGAAAGGGATTGTATTGCAGTACCCGGTCTATACGCCGGACAATTTCGAATTGCTTTCAAAAGGTAGTCTTTTTACAGAAGAAGACGTACAGCGGGTCATTTCTTCAAAAAAGATAAAATCTCAAAAAACCCGGCTTCTGCTTTCACATGATACGGTGGAAAAGGATTTGTATCGGGAACTTTCTGAGTTCCCATATAATTTGATTTTTATCAGCGAAGATATGATTCATCTTTTCAGGATCATGAATAATATCCGTGTATTTGTATCTTTTATTGATGTTCTGAATTTTTTCAGGAAGAACGATTATTACACGTATCGTCATTTCCTCGTTGTTTTTGCGCTGACGACACTTCTTGCCGAGGATCTTGTTAAAAACAAAAAGATAAAAAACAGCCTTTTTACCTCAGGACCATATCATGATTTCGGTAAAATTTGCGTTCCTCTCGATATTCTTAAAAAACAGAAACCCCTTACCATTGCCGAACGTGACCTTTTGAGACATCACACGATCGCGGGATATACACTCCTGAGTTATTATCAACAGGATATCCACCACATTACCGCCCATGTTGCACTCGATCATCACGAGCGGAGAGACGGCTCGGGTTATCCCCGGGGGATTCCGGATATCGGACTGGTAACCGAGATCGTGGCGGTATGCGATGTCTATGATGCACTCATTTCAAAACGGCCTTACAGGCCTGTTTCCTATGAAAACCGTACCGCACTGGAGGAAATTACCGGCATGGCGCACAACGGGCAATTGGGCTGGAATGTCGTGAAGGCAATCATATGCCGCAATCGTAAAGAAAAACGTTCAGCCGGTGATATTGAGATCTCCGGCGAACATCGCGGCACCCCTCCCGCAGAAAATGTCTATAACAGGTTCATGGAAGAATAGAGGTAACGGGAAGCTTAGTGCGTGTCTTGAAGGGATGATTGCATCCCCGGATACAAACGCCGGTCATTGCCGCTTACAAATCATGTTTCACGCTACAAGAAAAATCCGACACCGGGCTAAATTACTGGCCTCGAGGCATCTTTTTTACTATATTTATATGGTATGAATGAAGTACTGACTGAATCCGACGGTGTACAAAAGAAAAAAAAA
Above is a genomic segment from Spirochaetales bacterium containing:
- a CDS encoding HD domain-containing protein produces the protein MKGIVLQYPVYTPDNFELLSKGSLFTEEDVQRVISSKKIKSQKTRLLLSHDTVEKDLYRELSEFPYNLIFISEDMIHLFRIMNNIRVFVSFIDVLNFFRKNDYYTYRHFLVVFALTTLLAEDLVKNKKIKNSLFTSGPYHDFGKICVPLDILKKQKPLTIAERDLLRHHTIAGYTLLSYYQQDIHHITAHVALDHHERRDGSGYPRGIPDIGLVTEIVAVCDVYDALISKRPYRPVSYENRTALEEITGMAHNGQLGWNVVKAIICRNRKEKRSAGDIEISGEHRGTPPAENVYNRFMEE